TTGGTGAATCAGTTCCAAATGCCAGTGTAACATTACTATCAAGCATATCACGGAAAGTCCACATTAATTTACTTCTTTCCAATCCTAAATCCTTTTCAATGCCTGCTGGATCTATTAGACAGTGTCCAGGCTGCATAGATGCAATTACATGCAAATCAGCCAAACGCTTTATATCTTCTTTTTGAATATTTTCCAAATGCTCTAAAGTATGCTGTAAATTTGGCTTTCTTCCATATTTCTTTTCTGCTTTTTCAAAAGAACCTAAAGCTAGGTGTATAGCTCCATCTCCAATTGTATGAATTCTGATACTCATATCATTTTCTACTGCTGACATAATAAGATCTTCCATATCTTTTGGATCAATGGTAGTTCTCCCATTGTCACCTTCAAAATAAGCATTAGAATATGGTTCTGAAAGATATGCAGTATGTGTACTTGAAACACCATCAAAGAACTGCTTAGTTCCTCCAAATTTCAACATAGTACCTTTATAATTTTCTCTCATCTTTAAAGGACGCTCCAAATTTTTTGTTATAGTTGGAAACATATTAACACGTACCTTTAATAGATCTTCATCTAATAACTTTTGATATATATCATCTTTAAGTTGATCTCTTCCTTCAACAGGCATCATGGACACATCACAAATAGATGTTATTCCATTTTCTGCTAAATGATTTTGAAACTTTATATATGCATTAAGTAAACAATCATCATTAGACTCTAAGATTTCTGAAGTAGCACTAAAGGCTGCCGTTTCAAAGAAAACACCAGTTAAATGTCCTTGTTCGTCCTTCCCATATTTTCCTCCAACTGGTGGAGTTGACTCTTCAGTAATCCCTAATTTTTTAAGTCCTGTGGAATTAAGCCACAATGCATGGCAATCTCCTGATAGCATTGCCACAGGCCTATTAGGATAAACTGCATCTAAAGAAGCCTTTGTAGGTAACACTTTATTTTCCCACACAGGAAGATACCAGCCTGTTGTAATTACCCATTCATCTTCTCCAAATCGATCTGCAAAATCACCAATAGCATCTACACATTCCTGTTCTGAAAAACCTTCAATAGGCAGTATTTTTTTATCAAACATAAGTGCTGACATTAAGGTGTGGACATGAGCATCATGAAATCCTGGTATAATTATTTGATCACCATAATCATATATTTTTGTATGCTCGTCAGTTAGTTCATCTAAATAAGATGCACTTCCAACATAAATGATTTTATTATCTTTAACTGCAACAATACCCTCCATAACTTCTTTTGAAGTTCCTGTAAAAATATGATTACTTTTTAAAACAACATCTGCTTTATTCATAAACTTCCCCTTTCTAAGCACCAAACTATCCCAAATTATTAATGGATTTTATTTCTCTTGCTAATAAAATTAATGACAATACGCATGCTAGTATATCAGCAACTGGCTGACTGTACCAAATTCCCATCATACCAAATGGTTTTACCAATACAAATATAATTGGAATAGCAAACAACACATAACGACTTATTCCAATTACAGTAGATATTGCAACCTTGTCCACTGCCTGATAATATCCTGAAATCAAATTAGAAGTAAATCCAAAAGCCGCAAAAGAAACTACTATCCTTGTATAAAATGCCGCTGAATTTACAAGTCCCGTATCATTTCCAGCAAATGCACTAATAATTGGTCTAGCAAATATTTCAGTAATTATGACAAGTATCATAATTATAATAAAATTACTTGAAACACTACATTTAATTAATTCTTTCAAACGACTTCCATTCTTAGCTCCATAGTTGTAACTAGCAATTGGCTGAACACCACCAAGCATAGCATTACAAATCATCATAAGAATATAAATGACATAACCATTAATAATTGAAAAAGCAGCAATATCTGTTTCATTTCCAAGCCTTCCAAGCATATTATTAATCACAATGCCAAAAATAAATGTACCTGCTTGTATAATAAAGAACGGTAATCCTGTTTTTAATGAAGGTACTATATTATCGAAGTCTATTTTTAAGTCAGATAATTTGATTTTAAATAAAGTCTTTTTATCTAATAAGAAATAATATATACAGCCAAACCATAATCCTATTGACAATGCATAATAAATAGCAGCACCAGCAATTCCTATTTTGAAAACAATTACAGATAAGAATAGTTCTGCTAATGCAACTACAGATGAAAAGGACATAAAGAAAGAAGCTATTCCTGGCTTTTCATCTACTCTTAATACATAGCACAATACTTGTCCAATTACACAAAATGGATATCCTATCATAAATATTTTTATAAACTTTACCACATCACCTGTAATTTGAGGCGTTGCACCTAAAAATCCAGCAACTTTTCCTACATTAGTAAAAATAAGA
The genomic region above belongs to Clostridium sp. AWRP and contains:
- a CDS encoding MATE family efflux transporter, coding for MDELMTNPEVDAKERELGTKPVKSLYARYSFVTLVGMIAQCIMVMFEGVIIGRGLGTLGLATISIIMPLENLSLALGGFFGVGISSIAAIKLGNNDHEGARKVFAQGFWLCTIFMIVLSALIFTNVGKVAGFLGATPQITGDVVKFIKIFMIGYPFCVIGQVLCYVLRVDEKPGIASFFMSFSSVVALAELFLSVIVFKIGIAGAAIYYALSIGLWFGCIYYFLLDKKTLFKIKLSDLKIDFDNIVPSLKTGLPFFIIQAGTFIFGIVINNMLGRLGNETDIAAFSIINGYVIYILMMICNAMLGGVQPIASYNYGAKNGSRLKELIKCSVSSNFIIIMILVIITEIFARPIISAFAGNDTGLVNSAAFYTRIVVSFAAFGFTSNLISGYYQAVDKVAISTVIGISRYVLFAIPIIFVLVKPFGMMGIWYSQPVADILACVLSLILLAREIKSINNLG
- a CDS encoding amidohydrolase, which translates into the protein MNKADVVLKSNHIFTGTSKEVMEGIVAVKDNKIIYVGSASYLDELTDEHTKIYDYGDQIIIPGFHDAHVHTLMSALMFDKKILPIEGFSEQECVDAIGDFADRFGEDEWVITTGWYLPVWENKVLPTKASLDAVYPNRPVAMLSGDCHALWLNSTGLKKLGITEESTPPVGGKYGKDEQGHLTGVFFETAAFSATSEILESNDDCLLNAYIKFQNHLAENGITSICDVSMMPVEGRDQLKDDIYQKLLDEDLLKVRVNMFPTITKNLERPLKMRENYKGTMLKFGGTKQFFDGVSSTHTAYLSEPYSNAYFEGDNGRTTIDPKDMEDLIMSAVENDMSIRIHTIGDGAIHLALGSFEKAEKKYGRKPNLQHTLEHLENIQKEDIKRLADLHVIASMQPGHCLIDPAGIEKDLGLERSKLMWTFRDMLDSNVTLAFGTDSPIIDTIPLLTIYYAVTRENVQGEPEGGWEPHQKISVEEALIAHTYGSACAAGRGNELGTLEKGKLADITVIDRDVVNLSPKELLNAKICFTMTNGKVVYKTE